Proteins encoded in a region of the Gemmatimonadaceae bacterium genome:
- a CDS encoding prolyl oligopeptidase family serine peptidase, whose translation MPTRSLLVRVGRLAALVLLLVSPAFAQQAADGNANARLTAIRETLAKEGYIEPATEIAKLITAPRHQVVSLSNLSPDRKYFLREQTDGLPSVQAYGKPHVYYAGLQVDTKANRARALTARGAIALQLIDARTGSTINFEAPKGATITAPAWSPDSRKVAYIANFDAASHVFVADIATGKSVQVTKTPLLATLVTSVDWTADGKSLVAVLIPEPRKEMPKKPDIATGPQVRLWTDGTKAAERNYASLMEEPWEFDQFEYFVTGQLAVIDLAKKTVKKVGTPTMISSVDASPDGKYFRLSITQKPFSYVTQYSSFGSADVVWDAEGKQIAQISKRDVRLANDTTGGPGGFGGRGAAGSKKGLAWMPQGDGFYYIAQDSAARSDSTRPADGPPAAGAGAAGARGGAPAARPEKVVQWLPPFGDKDIKVIYQYTAAIATAVFSDDAQTLFVATNNNGTGEIFAVKLSDPTKRMSIVRQRGWTPAFAGGARAAGFAGGGGRGGADTLSFYTNPGSMLTKRGTNGGEVAVVSAAGEVFLKGTQYSRDFLANPPRDFLDKVEMATGKKTRVFEGAAKDVVESLGSLLDDDGAFAIVTRESPTQVPNSFLKDLKGGTVTQLTKNVDPAPEFTAFQRKRIVVTRADGIKFVVNVTLPANYTAGTRLPGMFWFYPYEYTDQGGYDRSIRTENASRFPTSGPRTIEFLAAQGYAVANFNPPIIGEAGRMNDNYVSDLRMNLYAVIDELDRQAIIDRTRLGLGGHSYGAFSTVNAMVQTPFFKAGIAGDGMYNRTLTPNGFQSERRDLWNGQRTYLEMSPMLNVDKLQGALLMYHSIEDQNVGTDPISSIRLMQALRANGKVASLFMYPYEDHGPVTRETLLDQWARWTNWLDLYVKNDGMSLARKKPAAPATQP comes from the coding sequence GTGCCCACTCGCTCTCTTCTCGTCCGCGTCGGCCGCCTGGCGGCGCTCGTTCTCCTCCTCGTCTCGCCGGCGTTCGCGCAGCAGGCCGCCGACGGCAACGCGAATGCCAGGCTCACGGCCATTCGCGAGACGCTCGCCAAGGAAGGGTACATCGAGCCCGCGACGGAGATCGCCAAGCTCATCACCGCGCCGCGGCATCAGGTCGTGTCGCTCTCGAACCTGAGCCCCGACCGGAAGTACTTCCTGCGCGAACAGACCGACGGCCTGCCGAGCGTGCAGGCGTACGGCAAGCCGCACGTCTATTACGCCGGCCTGCAGGTGGACACCAAGGCGAACCGCGCCCGCGCGCTGACCGCCCGCGGCGCCATCGCGCTTCAACTCATCGACGCGCGCACCGGAAGCACGATCAACTTCGAGGCGCCAAAGGGAGCGACCATCACTGCTCCCGCCTGGTCGCCCGACAGCAGGAAGGTCGCGTACATCGCCAACTTCGATGCCGCGTCACACGTCTTCGTCGCCGACATCGCGACCGGCAAGTCGGTGCAGGTCACCAAGACGCCGCTCCTCGCCACACTCGTGACCTCGGTGGACTGGACGGCCGACGGCAAGAGCTTGGTTGCCGTGCTCATCCCCGAGCCGCGCAAGGAGATGCCGAAGAAGCCAGACATCGCCACCGGCCCGCAGGTGCGCCTCTGGACCGACGGCACCAAGGCCGCTGAGCGCAACTATGCGTCGCTGATGGAGGAGCCGTGGGAGTTCGACCAGTTCGAATACTTTGTCACCGGCCAGCTCGCGGTGATCGACCTGGCGAAGAAGACGGTGAAGAAGGTCGGCACGCCGACGATGATTTCGTCGGTGGACGCTTCGCCCGACGGAAAGTACTTCCGCCTCTCGATCACGCAGAAGCCGTTCTCGTACGTGACGCAGTATTCGTCGTTCGGCAGCGCCGATGTGGTGTGGGATGCCGAGGGGAAGCAGATCGCGCAGATCTCCAAGCGTGATGTCCGCCTGGCGAACGACACCACCGGTGGCCCGGGTGGCTTTGGCGGTCGCGGCGCGGCGGGGAGCAAGAAGGGACTCGCCTGGATGCCGCAGGGCGATGGGTTCTACTACATCGCACAGGACTCGGCGGCGCGCAGCGACAGCACGCGTCCCGCGGATGGTCCGCCGGCCGCTGGCGCGGGTGCCGCCGGTGCCCGCGGCGGCGCGCCCGCCGCACGTCCGGAAAAGGTGGTGCAGTGGCTGCCACCGTTCGGCGACAAGGACATCAAGGTCATCTACCAGTACACGGCGGCGATTGCGACCGCTGTCTTCTCGGACGATGCGCAGACGCTCTTCGTCGCGACCAACAACAATGGCACGGGTGAGATCTTTGCGGTCAAGTTGAGCGATCCGACCAAGCGCATGAGCATCGTGCGCCAGCGCGGCTGGACGCCCGCCTTCGCCGGCGGCGCGCGCGCGGCGGGCTTTGCAGGCGGTGGCGGACGCGGCGGGGCCGACACGCTGTCGTTCTACACCAATCCTGGGTCGATGCTCACCAAGCGCGGCACCAACGGCGGGGAAGTCGCCGTGGTGAGCGCCGCCGGCGAGGTCTTCCTGAAGGGAACGCAGTACTCGCGCGACTTTCTGGCCAACCCGCCCAGGGACTTCCTCGACAAGGTCGAGATGGCAACCGGAAAGAAGACGCGCGTTTTCGAGGGGGCGGCCAAGGATGTTGTCGAGTCGCTGGGCTCGCTGCTCGATGACGACGGCGCCTTTGCCATCGTGACGCGCGAGTCGCCGACGCAGGTGCCGAACAGTTTCCTCAAGGATCTCAAGGGTGGCACGGTCACCCAGTTGACCAAGAACGTGGATCCGGCCCCCGAGTTCACCGCCTTCCAGCGCAAGCGGATCGTGGTCACCCGCGCCGACGGCATCAAGTTCGTGGTGAACGTCACGCTGCCGGCCAACTACACGGCCGGCACGCGCCTCCCCGGGATGTTCTGGTTCTATCCATACGAGTACACCGATCAGGGCGGCTACGACCGTTCGATCCGCACGGAGAATGCGAGCCGCTTCCCCACGTCGGGGCCGCGCACGATCGAGTTCCTCGCGGCGCAGGGTTACGCGGTGGCGAACTTCAACCCGCCCATCATTGGTGAGGCGGGGCGCATGAATGACAACTACGTGTCGGACCTGCGCATGAACCTGTACGCCGTCATCGACGAACTCGACCGGCAGGCGATCATCGACCGCACTCGGCTCGGACTTGGCGGGCACAGCTACGGCGCGTTCAGCACGGTGAACGCGATGGTGCAGACGCCGTTCTTCAAGGCCGGCATTGCCGGCGACGGCATGTACAACCGCACGCTGACGCCGAACGGCTTCCAGAGCGAACGGCGCGACCTGTGGAACGGCCAGCGCACGTATCTCGAGATGTCGCCGATGCTGAATGTCGACAAGCTCCAGGGCGCCCTGCTGATGTATCACTCCATCGAAGACCAGAACGTCGGCACCGATCCCATCAGCTCCATCCGCCTGATGCAGGCGCTGCGCGCCAACGGCAAGGTGGCGTCGCTGTTCATGTATCCGTACGAGGACCACGGCCCGGTGACCAGGGAGACGCTCCTCGACCAGTGGGCGCGCTGGACCAACTGGCTCGATCTCTACGTGAAGAACGACGGCATGTCGCTCGCCAGGAAGAAGCCCGCCGCGCCGGCAACACAGCCGTAG
- a CDS encoding peptidylprolyl isomerase, whose product MRQPALRTASLCAAVLAAPLAAQSPASEPDTVLTRRILAAEDRRDSTDRALAMGARSADARVSLIARRALARMREPRFAARDSLGPALPAPPKYAEPAWRLRYRALDPKKVDCAAVRTALADELWHVRLRAADLAAPACRGDSAVIATLRQWMATSNTSSRTRDGAAWQPAAHGIVALAKLSPDAIQLALPGLIQHTALPWVRVYVARAASVLADTQSLRTLARDDNDNVKEAAMAGLSRLTAHVDDSLFIAALDAKGYQAVRAAAMALKGAPATPALRRALVQASYQLRADYSETSRDARLEVLARLAEVADASVLPAVRELSTDFDCEVANAASAIATKLGTPGKAKCTPFLGTVPDHAVRLALGADVRLRVVMAEQGGGGAFVVRLRGDVAPIMAACVLQLAQTGYYNGRAWHRVEPDFVIQGPSAGDNEYVGHPLFIRDELGTVPHVRGTVGMSTRGHDTGDSQWFVNLKDNLRLGRDYTIFGEIVEGIEVADNVLEGDKIERIEVVKSP is encoded by the coding sequence ATGAGACAGCCCGCCTTGCGCACCGCGAGCCTCTGTGCCGCCGTGCTCGCTGCTCCACTTGCCGCACAGAGTCCGGCATCGGAGCCGGATACCGTCCTCACTCGGCGCATCCTCGCGGCCGAGGACCGGCGCGACTCCACGGATCGCGCACTCGCGATGGGAGCCAGGAGCGCGGATGCGCGCGTCTCGCTGATTGCCCGGCGCGCGCTTGCTCGCATGCGTGAGCCACGGTTTGCGGCGCGTGATTCGCTGGGGCCGGCGCTCCCGGCCCCGCCCAAGTACGCGGAACCCGCCTGGCGCCTGCGGTATCGGGCGCTGGATCCCAAGAAAGTGGACTGTGCCGCCGTGCGCACGGCGCTGGCGGATGAATTGTGGCACGTGCGGCTGCGGGCGGCTGACCTCGCCGCCCCGGCCTGTCGGGGTGATTCGGCAGTGATCGCGACGCTGCGCCAATGGATGGCCACCTCCAACACATCGTCTCGCACGCGCGATGGCGCGGCGTGGCAACCGGCGGCGCATGGCATCGTCGCACTCGCAAAGCTGTCACCCGATGCGATACAGCTGGCGCTCCCGGGTTTGATCCAGCATACCGCGCTGCCCTGGGTGCGCGTGTATGTCGCCCGGGCCGCGTCGGTACTGGCCGATACGCAGTCGTTGCGGACCCTTGCCCGCGACGACAACGACAACGTCAAGGAAGCGGCGATGGCCGGGCTGTCACGGCTCACCGCACACGTCGACGATTCGCTCTTTATAGCGGCACTGGACGCCAAGGGATACCAGGCGGTGCGCGCGGCGGCGATGGCCCTGAAGGGCGCACCGGCCACGCCCGCCCTGCGACGCGCGCTCGTGCAGGCGTCATACCAGTTGCGCGCCGACTACAGTGAGACCTCCCGCGACGCTCGCCTTGAAGTGCTGGCCCGCCTCGCCGAGGTGGCGGATGCATCCGTGCTGCCGGCCGTGCGTGAGCTCTCCACCGACTTCGACTGCGAGGTAGCCAACGCCGCCTCGGCCATCGCCACGAAGCTCGGCACCCCCGGGAAGGCCAAGTGCACGCCGTTCCTGGGCACCGTGCCCGATCACGCCGTGCGCCTTGCCCTTGGCGCCGACGTCCGCCTGCGCGTGGTGATGGCCGAGCAGGGCGGCGGCGGCGCGTTCGTGGTGCGGCTGCGCGGCGACGTGGCGCCCATCATGGCCGCGTGCGTGCTGCAACTCGCGCAGACGGGCTACTACAACGGCCGCGCCTGGCACCGCGTGGAACCGGACTTCGTCATTCAGGGACCGAGCGCCGGTGACAACGAATACGTGGGCCATCCGCTGTTCATTCGCGACGAGCTGGGCACGGTGCCTCATGTGCGCGGCACGGTCGGAATGAGCACGCGCGGCCACGACACCGGTGATTCGCAGTGGTTCGTGAACCTCAAGGACAACCTGCGGCTCGGCAGAGATTACACCATCTTCGGCGAGATCGTCGAGGGAATCGAGGTCGCGGACAACGTGCTCGAGGGAGACAAGATCGAGCGGATTGAAGTCGTGAAGAGTCCGTAG
- a CDS encoding pitrilysin family protein encodes MTRTLARRAARSVTALALLLALPVLAVAQLPAGITKGATVEGITEYNLANGLKVLLFPDASKPTTTVNITYLVGSRHEGYGETGMAHLLEHLAFKGTPRHSNIPQELTEHGARPNGTTWYDRTNYFETVPATDSNLVWALDLEADRMVNSYIARKDLESEFTVVRNEFEMGENDPLSILMERAMSTAYLWHNYGKSTIGARADIENVPIERLKAFYQKYYQPDNAVLIVAGKFDVNRTLGLIAEKFGAIPRPLRSLDRGNMIFPTYTAEPTQDGERSVTLRRVGDVQATMALYHIPGGTDKDYPAVDVLTQILGDQPSGRLYKALVEKKLAADVGSMSFQFKEPGIFLAYANVRQAQSLDSASNALLATLDGVTSTPPTKEEVERAKTALLKQIDLTLNNSERVGLGLSEWASMGDWRMQFVHRDRLKAVTPEDVQRVARSYFKPDNRTVGRFIPTPKPDRADIHWVTTDEIVAATKDYKGNVALAEGEVFDPSTTNIEKRTTRAALPNGFKLALLPKQTRGNTVNAQLNLRFGDEKSLAGRTTASQLMGSMLDKGTKSKSRQQIKDEFDKLKARVLIGSAGNNISVRIETTRPNLLPTLRLVAEVLKEPAFDANEFELLRTENLAGLEQNKSEPMFLASVALQRAVNPWPKNHPLYVGTVDEQIAELKALKLEDVKKVYTELVGASYGDLAMAGDFDRDSVTAVMKDLFGGWKNPKPFARMKRKAFDVPAKTEQIETPDKANALWLSGLNLAVRDDQPEYPSLVLGDYILGGGFLNSRLAVRIRQKDGLSYGVGSAFGAQALDSAAILQTYAIYNPENVVRLESAFGEEIGRWVKDGVTADELEKAKQAWLQGRQQSRARDAELVNRLSQQTFQQRTMAFDQTVEDKVAKLSVDEVNATIKKYVNPAKFVIIKAGDFKGKPPKPMPVKP; translated from the coding sequence ATGACCCGCACTCTCGCCCGCCGCGCCGCGCGGTCGGTGACCGCCCTCGCCCTGCTCCTCGCGCTTCCGGTCCTGGCCGTGGCCCAGCTGCCGGCCGGCATCACGAAAGGCGCGACCGTCGAGGGGATCACCGAATACAACCTCGCCAACGGCCTCAAGGTCCTGCTCTTTCCCGATGCCTCCAAGCCCACGACGACGGTGAACATCACCTACCTCGTCGGGTCGCGGCACGAAGGGTACGGCGAAACGGGGATGGCGCACCTGCTCGAGCACCTCGCCTTCAAGGGGACACCCAGGCACTCGAACATCCCCCAGGAACTGACCGAGCACGGCGCGCGCCCGAACGGCACCACCTGGTACGACCGCACGAACTACTTCGAGACGGTCCCGGCCACCGACAGCAACCTCGTCTGGGCGCTCGACCTCGAAGCCGACCGCATGGTCAACTCGTACATCGCCAGGAAGGACCTGGAGAGCGAGTTCACGGTCGTGCGCAACGAGTTCGAGATGGGCGAGAACGACCCGCTCAGCATCCTGATGGAACGCGCAATGTCGACGGCCTACCTGTGGCACAACTACGGGAAGAGCACCATCGGCGCGCGGGCCGACATCGAGAATGTCCCCATCGAGCGGCTCAAGGCCTTCTACCAGAAGTATTACCAGCCCGACAACGCCGTGCTGATCGTGGCGGGGAAGTTCGACGTTAACCGCACGCTGGGGCTCATCGCCGAGAAGTTCGGCGCCATTCCCCGGCCGCTCCGGTCGCTCGACCGCGGCAACATGATCTTCCCGACGTACACGGCGGAGCCGACGCAGGACGGTGAGCGCTCGGTCACCCTGCGTCGCGTCGGCGACGTGCAGGCCACGATGGCGCTCTATCACATTCCGGGCGGCACCGACAAGGACTATCCCGCGGTCGACGTCCTCACCCAGATCCTCGGCGACCAGCCCTCCGGCCGTCTGTACAAGGCGCTCGTGGAGAAGAAACTCGCCGCCGACGTCGGCTCGATGAGCTTCCAGTTCAAGGAGCCCGGCATCTTCCTCGCGTATGCCAACGTCCGGCAGGCGCAGTCGCTCGACAGTGCAAGCAACGCGCTGCTCGCGACGCTCGACGGCGTGACGTCCACGCCGCCCACCAAGGAAGAGGTCGAGCGCGCCAAGACCGCCCTGCTGAAGCAGATTGATCTGACGCTCAACAATTCCGAACGGGTGGGCCTCGGCCTTTCCGAATGGGCCTCGATGGGTGACTGGCGCATGCAGTTCGTGCACCGCGACCGTTTGAAGGCGGTCACGCCGGAAGACGTGCAGCGCGTGGCCAGGTCGTACTTCAAGCCCGACAATCGCACCGTCGGTCGCTTTATCCCGACGCCCAAGCCCGATCGTGCCGACATCCATTGGGTGACGACCGACGAGATTGTCGCCGCAACCAAGGACTACAAGGGGAATGTCGCGCTCGCCGAGGGCGAGGTCTTCGATCCGTCCACGACCAACATCGAGAAGCGCACGACGCGCGCTGCCCTGCCGAACGGCTTCAAGCTCGCGCTGCTTCCCAAGCAGACGCGCGGCAACACCGTGAATGCCCAGCTCAACCTGCGCTTCGGCGACGAGAAGTCGCTCGCCGGGCGAACCACCGCGTCGCAACTGATGGGCTCGATGCTCGACAAGGGGACGAAGAGCAAGTCGCGCCAGCAGATCAAGGACGAGTTCGACAAGCTGAAGGCGCGCGTCCTCATCGGCAGCGCGGGGAACAACATCTCCGTCCGGATCGAGACCACGCGCCCCAACCTGCTTCCGACGCTGCGGCTGGTCGCCGAGGTGCTCAAGGAGCCGGCGTTCGACGCCAACGAATTTGAGTTGCTGCGCACGGAAAACCTGGCGGGCCTCGAGCAGAACAAGTCGGAACCCATGTTCCTGGCCTCCGTCGCCCTCCAGCGCGCTGTCAACCCGTGGCCGAAGAACCATCCGCTCTACGTCGGCACGGTGGACGAACAGATTGCCGAACTGAAGGCGCTGAAGCTGGAGGACGTCAAGAAGGTCTACACCGAGTTGGTGGGTGCTTCGTACGGCGACCTCGCCATGGCTGGTGACTTCGACCGCGACTCGGTGACCGCCGTGATGAAGGATCTCTTCGGCGGCTGGAAGAATCCCAAGCCGTTTGCGCGGATGAAGCGCAAGGCGTTCGATGTGCCGGCCAAGACCGAGCAGATCGAGACGCCCGACAAGGCCAACGCCCTCTGGCTGAGCGGCCTCAACCTGGCCGTACGCGACGACCAGCCGGAGTACCCCAGCCTGGTGCTTGGCGACTACATCCTCGGCGGCGGCTTCCTCAACTCGCGTCTTGCCGTGCGCATCCGCCAGAAGGACGGCCTCAGCTACGGCGTGGGCTCGGCGTTCGGCGCGCAGGCGCTCGACAGCGCCGCCATCCTGCAGACGTACGCCATCTACAACCCGGAGAACGTGGTCCGCCTCGAGAGCGCGTTCGGCGAGGAGATCGGTCGCTGGGTGAAGGACGGCGTGACGGCCGACGAACTCGAGAAGGCCAAGCAGGCCTGGCTGCAGGGACGCCAGCAGTCGCGGGCGCGCGACGCCGAGCTGGTGAATCGGCTGTCGCAACAGACGTTCCAGCAGCGCACCATGGCCTTCGACCAGACCGTCGAGGACAAGGTGGCCAAGCTCTCGGTGGACGAGGTGAACGCCACCATCAAGAAATACGTGAACCCGGCGAAGTTCGTGATCATCAAGGCCGGCGACTTCAAGGGCAAGCCGCCCAAGCCGATGCCAGTCAAGCCTTAG
- a CDS encoding glutamate--tRNA ligase family protein: MGRILDALNLAPGWRTRFAPAPTGYLHLGHVVNAIYVWGMARAHDGRVVLRIEDHDRSRCRAEYEQALLDDLEWLGFVPDEGAIADFRAGANPLRQSDSAWRYAAAITALELRDLVYPCRCSRGDIARLVEDRPNEEMRYPGTCRDAGLSPAQFPQRRVRLGPERERFFDLLRGPQEQVPAEQCGDVLVRDRLGQWTYQFAVTVDDLDQHIDLVIRGEDLLDSTGRQRSLARLLGRRRPLHFMHHSLVRHPDGAKLSKSAGDTGVRELRAAGAQATEVIGRAAQLAGLQAADAPCGAHEVRKFFVS, translated from the coding sequence GTGGGTCGCATTCTTGATGCGTTGAACCTGGCCCCGGGGTGGCGGACGCGTTTCGCGCCCGCTCCGACGGGCTACCTGCACCTCGGCCATGTGGTCAACGCCATCTATGTGTGGGGGATGGCGCGCGCGCACGATGGACGCGTCGTCCTGCGCATCGAGGATCACGACCGCTCACGCTGCCGCGCGGAGTACGAGCAGGCGTTGCTCGACGATCTCGAGTGGCTGGGCTTCGTGCCGGATGAGGGCGCCATCGCGGACTTTCGCGCGGGGGCGAACCCGCTGCGCCAGAGCGACAGCGCGTGGCGATACGCGGCAGCCATCACCGCGCTCGAACTTCGCGACCTCGTGTATCCGTGCCGCTGCTCACGCGGCGACATTGCGCGGCTCGTGGAAGACCGACCCAACGAGGAGATGCGGTATCCCGGCACCTGCCGCGATGCGGGGCTGTCACCCGCGCAGTTTCCGCAGCGACGCGTGAGACTGGGCCCCGAGCGCGAGCGGTTCTTCGACCTGTTGCGCGGCCCGCAGGAGCAGGTGCCGGCGGAACAGTGCGGCGACGTCCTCGTGCGCGACCGACTGGGCCAATGGACCTACCAGTTCGCGGTCACGGTGGACGATCTCGATCAACACATCGACCTGGTGATCCGCGGCGAAGACCTGCTTGACTCCACCGGACGTCAGCGTAGCTTGGCGCGACTGCTCGGGCGGCGGCGTCCGCTGCATTTCATGCACCATTCGCTGGTGCGGCATCCAGACGGCGCCAAGCTGAGCAAGTCGGCCGGCGACACGGGCGTGCGCGAACTGCGCGCGGCGGGGGCGCAGGCGACCGAGGTGATTGGACGCGCGGCGCAACTCGCGGGACTGCAGGCGGCGGATGCGCCCTGCGGCGCGCACGAGGTGCGGAAGTTCTTCGTCTCGTAG
- a CDS encoding amidohydrolase family protein, which produces MRRIALLALLAATAACSPSAPSSRATPVAAAVIYPGADWERVSDPSAVGWSRERLDSVRATLSHMATTAMIVTEHGRVVFEYGDLTRQSYLASVRKSVLSMLYGIEIARGKVDTSKTLAQLGIDDLGGLLPSEKEATVQDLLSARSGVYHPASNAGDNLADAPPRGSQKHGTYQLYSNWDFNAVGAIFEQQTGRNIYDAVEAEIARPIGMQDWRRDLQQKSGDTTASKYQAYHMYFSTRDMARIGYLMLRNGAWNGKQIVPADWVQKSTSAITPVNQMHPSATRRGRFGYGYLWWPFDGDWNTGPYEGAYSGIGAVGQYITVIPKLDIVIAHKTEPRAGSPGVQHPQFWALVDQVVAARTGALPQPKKSTIPPYDVIVTNGTVIDGTGAPGVKADVAILGRHIMRVAPNLNPTDAERVIDATGLIVAPGFIDMHVHLEPLMQLPGAESHVRQGVTLALGGPDGGGPWPLGTYMDSADRAGLGINVAYLTGHNIIRETVMGTENRAPTPAELARMKSMVAQAMNEGAFGISTGLRYIPGYYSNVDEVIALSEEAAKRGGIYTSHLREEGVGLLDGVAEALEIGRRAKIPVMLTHHKAIGRQAWGKSVITLAMVDSARKAGTDVMIDQYPFTASFTSLSVLIPPWALAGGNVELRKRLDNPVLRDSITKGMIDLLLNDRGGGDISRVQFAIVAWDKSLQGKTLSDWAIQRGLKPTPENAVPLILEGVLKGGAGMVYHVIEEADVKRIMAHPMTMIASDGRLTKLGEGVPHPRNYGTFPRVLGKYVREDHVLTLEQAINKMTAMPAARLNLRDRGCLRAGCVADVTIFDASTVRDMGTFTDPHHYPVGIPWVLVNGEPVIANNVFTSARPGRVIRRPVGRQ; this is translated from the coding sequence ATGCGCCGTATCGCCCTGCTTGCGCTCCTCGCCGCCACCGCGGCCTGCTCGCCTTCCGCTCCGTCCTCGCGCGCCACGCCGGTTGCGGCCGCGGTCATCTACCCCGGCGCCGACTGGGAGCGCGTCAGCGATCCTAGCGCCGTCGGCTGGTCACGCGAGCGCCTCGACAGCGTGCGTGCCACGCTGAGCCACATGGCGACGACGGCGATGATCGTCACCGAACACGGCCGCGTCGTCTTCGAGTACGGCGACCTCACCAGGCAGAGCTACCTGGCCTCGGTGCGGAAGAGCGTGCTCTCGATGCTCTACGGCATCGAGATCGCGCGCGGCAAGGTAGACACGTCCAAGACGCTTGCGCAGCTCGGCATTGACGACCTCGGCGGGCTGTTGCCGAGCGAGAAGGAAGCGACGGTACAGGACCTGCTGAGCGCGCGCTCGGGGGTTTACCACCCCGCGTCGAACGCCGGGGACAACCTGGCCGACGCGCCGCCGCGCGGGTCGCAGAAGCACGGCACGTACCAGCTGTACAGCAACTGGGACTTCAACGCGGTCGGCGCCATCTTCGAGCAGCAGACGGGCCGCAACATCTACGACGCCGTCGAAGCGGAGATCGCGCGTCCCATCGGCATGCAGGACTGGCGCCGTGACCTGCAGCAGAAGTCGGGCGACACGACGGCCTCCAAGTATCAAGCGTATCACATGTATTTCTCCACGCGCGACATGGCGCGCATCGGCTACCTGATGCTCCGCAACGGCGCGTGGAACGGAAAGCAGATCGTCCCCGCCGACTGGGTGCAGAAGAGCACGAGCGCCATCACGCCCGTGAACCAGATGCACCCGTCGGCCACGCGCCGCGGCCGTTTCGGCTACGGTTATTTGTGGTGGCCGTTCGACGGCGACTGGAACACGGGGCCGTATGAAGGCGCCTACTCGGGGATCGGCGCCGTGGGACAGTACATCACGGTCATTCCGAAACTCGACATCGTCATCGCGCACAAGACGGAACCGCGCGCCGGGAGCCCCGGGGTGCAGCATCCGCAATTCTGGGCGCTGGTGGACCAGGTCGTTGCCGCGCGCACCGGCGCGCTTCCACAGCCGAAGAAGTCGACCATTCCGCCGTACGATGTGATCGTGACGAATGGCACGGTGATTGACGGCACGGGTGCGCCCGGCGTGAAGGCCGACGTCGCCATTCTCGGGCGGCATATCATGCGCGTTGCACCGAACCTCAACCCGACTGACGCCGAGCGTGTGATTGACGCCACGGGACTGATTGTCGCGCCCGGGTTCATCGACATGCACGTGCATCTCGAACCGCTGATGCAGCTGCCGGGCGCCGAGAGCCATGTGCGCCAGGGCGTCACGCTCGCCCTCGGCGGCCCCGACGGCGGCGGCCCGTGGCCGCTTGGCACCTACATGGACTCGGCCGACCGCGCCGGGCTCGGCATCAACGTCGCGTACCTGACCGGACATAACATCATCCGCGAAACGGTGATGGGGACGGAGAACCGCGCCCCCACGCCCGCCGAACTCGCGCGGATGAAGAGCATGGTGGCGCAGGCGATGAACGAAGGCGCCTTCGGCATCAGCACCGGCCTGCGCTACATCCCCGGCTACTACTCGAACGTGGATGAGGTGATTGCCCTCTCCGAGGAGGCGGCGAAACGCGGCGGCATTTACACGTCGCACTTGCGCGAGGAAGGGGTGGGTCTGCTCGACGGTGTCGCCGAGGCACTTGAGATCGGACGGCGCGCGAAGATCCCGGTGATGCTCACGCACCACAAGGCCATCGGCCGCCAGGCATGGGGGAAGAGCGTCATCACGCTCGCGATGGTGGATTCAGCGCGAAAGGCCGGCACCGACGTGATGATTGACCAGTACCCGTTCACCGCGTCGTTCACGTCACTCAGCGTGCTGATCCCACCCTGGGCGCTGGCCGGCGGCAACGTCGAACTGCGCAAGCGGCTCGACAATCCCGTGCTGAGGGACAGCATCACCAAGGGAATGATCGACCTGCTGCTCAACGATCGCGGCGGCGGCGACATCAGCCGGGTGCAGTTCGCGATCGTCGCGTGGGACAAGTCGCTGCAGGGGAAGACGCTCTCCGACTGGGCCATCCAGCGCGGTCTCAAGCCGACGCCGGAGAATGCGGTGCCGCTCATCCTGGAAGGCGTGCTGAAGGGCGGGGCGGGAATGGTGTATCACGTCATCGAGGAAGCGGACGTGAAGCGCATCATGGCGCACCCGATGACGATGATTGCCAGCGACGGACGCCTGACCAAGCTCGGCGAAGGGGTGCCGCACCCGCGCAATTACGGCACCTTCCCGCGCGTGCTGGGCAAGTACGTGCGCGAGGACCACGTGCTCACGCTCGAGCAGGCCATCAACAAGATGACCGCGATGCCGGCGGCGCGGCTCAACCTGCGCGACCGCGGGTGCCTGCGCGCCGGATGCGTGGCCGATGTGACAATCTTCGACGCGTCCACCGTGCGCGACATGGGGACGTTCACCGATCCGCACCACTACCCCGTGGGGATTCCCTGGGTGCTCGTGAATGGTGAACCCGTGATTGCGAACAACGTCTTCACCTCAGCGCGCCCAGGGCGCGTCATCCGGCGGCCGGTCGGTCGGCAGTAG